One genomic segment of Phalacrocorax carbo chromosome Z, bPhaCar2.1, whole genome shotgun sequence includes these proteins:
- the LOC104039818 gene encoding tetraspanin-3: MRARARAFLASSSDDLSSSLLLRLSSPSWRCKGFWVGPFARHLLRILGVILWGVAIALAAGGVFVILLYKNYRYLFQESSLSLSGWLAVAAALTSLLTGFLAISVSANSSRCQRGALMYLLLMLLCLEMSLAVLAKVYSIRMASELKSTMGNLVYQYNGTHSQGPGSRDLDVLQRNLQCCGVQNYTDWLKATAASRHLPGEEARVPESCCKEKYSHCRGDLGHREQLFQEGCLKKLEHLLHFVMLYIFWCCIALSVLELFACISNGILMKYQPFHDFQILD; this comes from the coding sequence ATGAGAGCTAGAGCTAGGGCGTTTTTGGCCTCGTCCTCAGAtgatttatcatcatcattattgttACGGTTATCATCACCTTCGTGGCGCTGCAAGGGCTTCTGGGTTGGGCCCTTTGCTCGTCATCTGCTGAGGATCCTAGGCGTCATCCTCTGGGGCGTCGCTATAGCTCTGGCCGCTGGTGGAGTTTTTGTGATCCTGTTGTACAAGAACTACAGATATTTATTTCAGGAGTCTTCCTTGTCTCTCTCTGGTTGGCTGGCTGTTGCAGCTGCACTTACCTCGCTACTGACTGGGTTTTTGGCTATCTCTGTTTCTGCTAACAGCTCCCGCTGCCAGCGAGGGGCTCTCATGTACTTGTTGCTAATGCTTCTTTGCCTAGAAATGTCTTTGGCGGTTCTGGCAAAGGTCTACTCTATTCGGATGGCTTCTGAGCTGAAAAGCACTATGGGTAACCTTGTCTATCAGTACAACGGAACGCACTCCCAGGGCCCTGGCAGCAGGGATCTGGATGTGCTACAGAGGAATCTGCAGTGTTGTGGGGTCCAGAACTACACAGACTGGCTAAAGGCAACAGCTGCTTCTCGGCATCTTCCAGGTGAGGAAGCTCGTGTCCCTGAAAGCTGCTGTAAGGAGAAGTACTCTCACTGCAGGGGTGACTTAGGCCATCGGGAGCAGCTTTTTCAGGAGGGCTGTTTAAAGAAGCTGGAACACCTGTTGCATTTTGTCATGCTCTACATATTTTGGTGCTGTATTGCGCTAAGTGTCTTGGAGCTGTTTGCTTGTATCAGCAATGGCATCCTGATGAAGTATCAGCCATTCCATGACTTTCAAATTCTGGATTAA